The following are from one region of the Bos mutus isolate GX-2022 chromosome 18, NWIPB_WYAK_1.1, whole genome shotgun sequence genome:
- the LOC102278627 gene encoding very-long-chain 3-oxoacyl-CoA reductase-B, giving the protein MEAEWDALRVLGAVTALFLLLWATWAVGSTVYIYLLPQARRSNHWLRAHGAWAVVTGATSGIGKAYAHELARRGLNVVLISRDLSKLKHEAKEIEGLYGKRTRVIQVDFTGGLEIYETIEAGLKGLEVGVLVNNVGQKYTPRLSKLLDCEDMAKKLQDIINCNMVSVAQMTRILLPGMVSRGKGIIINISSVADRRPYPYLAVYAATKAFVRSFSVAVGVEYRSKGVIVQTVSPFLVETNMTYPMKKGLLVVSSEDFARQALDTLGLTSETTGCLSHAVQDFLLTMLLPSWFFISPRGFFLLESCNVAGFLSQRT; this is encoded by the exons ATGGAGGCGGAGTGGGATGCGCTGAGAGTGCTGGGAGCGGTCACAGCCCTGTTCCTGCTGCTGTGGGCGACCTGGGCTGTGGGCTCCACAGTCTATATTTACCTGCTGCCTCAGGCACGCCGGAGCAACCACTGGCTCCGGGCACACGGGGCCTGGGCAG TGGTGACAGGAGCCACCAGCGGCATCGGCAAGGCTTACGCACATGAG ctcgcCCGGAGAGGTCTGAACGTCGTCCTCATCAGTCGAGACCTGAGCAAGTTGAAGCACGAGGCAAAGGAGATAG AGGGGCTTTACGGCAAAAGAACACGAGTGATTCAGGTGGATTTCACCGGGGGCTTGGAAATCTACGAGACCATTGAGGCAGGACTGAAGGGCCTGGAGGTCGGAGTACTGG TAAACAACGTGGGCCAAAAATATACACCCCGCTTGAGTAAACTGCTCGACTGTGAGGACATGGCCAAA AAACTCCAGGATATTATAAACTGCAACATGGTGTCTGTGGCCCAG ATGACTAGAATCCTCCTGCCCGGAATGGTCAGCAG gggcaaaGGCATCATCATCAACATATCTTCAGTAGCTGACAGGAGGCCCTATCCATATTTAGCAGTGTATGCGGCCACCAAG GCCTTTGTGCGAAGCTTCTCCGTGGCCGTGGGGGTAGAGTACCGCTCCAAAGGTGTCATCGTGCAG ACAGTGAGCCCCTTTTTGGTTGAAACAAATATGACCTATCCCATGAAAAAGGGACTGCTCGTAGTGAGCTCCGAAGACTTCGCTCGGCAAGCATTGGACACGCTTGGCCTCACTTCCGAAACCACTGGGTGCCTCAGCCACGCTGTGCAG GATTTCCTGCTGACCATGCTCCTGCCCAGTTGGTTTTTTATCAGTCCTAGAGGATTTTTTCTGTTGGAGAGCTGTAATGTAGCAGGATTCCTTTCTCAAAGAACTTGA